The DNA window CGCCCGCCACGAACGCAGCCGCCGATACTTCGTACGGCAAAAACAGGCCGTGCGCGTAAGACGACGCGACAGGCGTGTTGAAGTCGAAGTACATGGCGCCGAAAAAATAATTGCGGGCCGCGGGCGACATCAAGAACGTGGCGAATGGCCACTGGGCGATGAAGAAGACCGTCGCGAACACGATGCCGCTGGCCACGGCCTTTTGCCCGCGGCTCCAGTCGGGCGTGCGCGACCACAGCAGATCCATCACCAGCGCCGGAACGATCAGCAGCAGGGGAAACTCTGGTGGGATGAACTGCGTGACCGGGAACAGCACCGGCCCCAGCTTGGGCTGGGCTGGGAAAAGCGGCAAGATCCACAGCAAGCCCAGCAAGAACGCCGAATAAAACAGCGCGGTCAGCGTGGCCGCCCAGCGTCGGCCGCTGGCGCGGCCGGCGGCGCAAAACACCAGCGGCACCAGCGCGGAGACGTAGGCGTAGAAGCTCGCCCGGTGCATGAAGATACGGATGGTCTTCTCCATGAACATCGTCAGCAAGGCCATGACGATCATTCCCTGCACGTACAAAAACAGCAGGGTCAGGCGTCGTCGCAATTCACCATCGGCGCGGTTGCGGGCGCCCAAAACAAAGATCGCCGCGCCCAGGTGAATGCACAGGATGCCGATGGCCAGCACCACGTGCGGCGGGCTCAAGATCTTGACGTCCAGTCCGTAGGCGTTGTGCCACCAGTCGTCGAACGGCGCCGACGCCAGCATGGTGATGCCGCCCCAGGCGGTGATGAACGCGCCCAGCGGCCCGCGAAATCCCAGCACCTGAACGGCGTGCGCGCGCACCGGCGATGAACGCCGAAAGGTCGCCCCCAGGATCTGCGAGGCCGCCGCCACCGCGGCCAGCACTGCCGCCAGATAAATCGCCAGGTGCGGCGGCGACCAGAAGGTGTCGCGTCCAATCGAGCGATGCCAGGCGATGTCCCAGTGCACGCCGATTTGCACGGTGGTCGACGCGGCCAGGGCGCACCACAGATACAAAGGAATGCCCGGGTTCATGGAGCGCCAAAAGCGTAGCATCGGGCTGGGTCGAAATCGGGCTCAAGTTCCCGGCTCAAGCAACCGAAACCTGCGGCGTCGTTGAATCCGGTGCCGCCGTGATTAAGTTGCTGAACGTTTGTTGACGCCCGGTCCATCGGCTGGTAATAGACAGGCCGTTTTCGGGGTTGGGTTGTTGGTGAGTCATAACGTGTGGGTTGGTGAAGGGGAGGGTGAGGGATGGGTTCACGTTTATTGGTGGGTTCGTTTGTTCTTTTGGCGGTCCTGACAGTCGGTTGCGCAGACTCGGAACCGCAGTCGTCCGCCGCACCAGGCACGCAGCCGGTGTTGGGCGTCGATCACGCGGCACTCGGTTTCGTCGACGTGTATGGGGCCATCGTGGATCCGTGGTGCTCGGCGGTGCTGGTGGCGCCGGACGTGGTGATCACCGTGGCCCGTTGCGTGGAGAACATTGACGCCGCCCGGATTCGCTTCGGCGTGGGCGCGGTGACGCCGGACGGAGCGGAAGGCGGAATGTTTCAGGTTCGCCTGGTGATGGTGAATCCCGACCACGCCCAGTGGCAGCACGATCTGGCGGCGCTGATCCTGGCCCGCCCGCTGACCAACGTGACACCGGTGGCGATGGGCATCGACTTGGACGCGCCGGCGCGGTTGGAATCGGTGGCCTACAGTTACGTTCATCGCGGCGAAAGCGGCCTGCGCACGCTCTGGTCCGGCAACGCGCAGCCGAGCGACGATTCGATCGCCGTCGTCGCCACCGAGGGCAACCCGAGCTGCCAGTGCGTGACCGGCGCCGGCATGATCAACGAAGCGGGCCAGTTGCTCGGCTTCGTCAGCGCGGGCGCGATGCGCGACCCGAACGATCCCTCGGCTTCCTGCGCGGCCTCGTTCAACCTGGCGGCGGTGTCGCACAACCAGACGTTCCTTCAGCAGGCGCTGGCGGCCAGCGCCACCGCGGTGGTGCCGTAACCA is part of the Polyangia bacterium genome and encodes:
- a CDS encoding trypsin-like serine protease, whose protein sequence is MGSRLLVGSFVLLAVLTVGCADSEPQSSAAPGTQPVLGVDHAALGFVDVYGAIVDPWCSAVLVAPDVVITVARCVENIDAARIRFGVGAVTPDGAEGGMFQVRLVMVNPDHAQWQHDLAALILARPLTNVTPVAMGIDLDAPARLESVAYSYVHRGESGLRTLWSGNAQPSDDSIAVVATEGNPSCQCVTGAGMINEAGQLLGFVSAGAMRDPNDPSASCAASFNLAAVSHNQTFLQQALAASATAVVP